The genomic interval CCACCTGGCCGTCGTAGGCCCGAGCGGCATCGGGAAATCCACGCTCACCGCCCTCGCCGCCGGACTCCTGAAGCCCGGACGCGGCACGATCCGGATGTACGGGCAGTCGGTGTCCGAGACAGTCGACCAGCGCGTGCTCATCCCGCAGGAGGCGTACGTCTTCAGTGGGACGCTCGCCGAGAACCTGGGCCATCTACGGCCTGACCCCATACCCGAGGCGGAGTTGCTCGCCGCAGCCGAAGCCGTCGGGCTCTCCCCGCTGCTCGATGCCCTCGGCGGACCCGACTCCCCCGTCGACCCGGCCGCCCTGTCCGCCGGCGGGCGCCAGCTGATCGCCCTCACCCGGGCCTACCTCTCGTACGCCCCGCTCGCCCTCCTCGACGAGGCGACCTGTCATCTCGACCCGGAGGCGGAGGAGCGCGCGGAGCGTGCCTTCGCCCGGCGGGAGCGGAGCGGCGGCGCGTTGGTCGTCGTGGCGCATCGGATCAGTTCGGCGCGGCGGGCCGGGCGGGTGCTGGTCATGGACGGGCGGGAGACCGCGCTCGGCACGCACGAGGATTTGCTACGTCGCTCCCCGCTCTATCGGGAACTGGTGGGCAGCTGGTCGTCAGAGCCAGCCCTCGCCCTGCGAGATACGGATCGCGTCGATTCGGTTGCGGGCCCCGGTCTTACGGGTGATGGCCGCCATGTAGTTGCGCACGGTCCCGTGGGACAGGTGCAGGCTCCCCGCGATCTCCGCGACGGAGGCGCCCTCGGCGGCCAGGGTTAACACGCTCAGCTCACGACGGGTCAGCGGCATCTCCGCGGCCTTGAGGAATCCGAAGCCCAGCGAGTCGTCAACGAAACGTTTCCCCTCGGCGACGCGCCGGATGGCGTGCACCAGCCGATCGGGCGGGCTCGCCTTGTCGACGTAGCCGAGCGCGCCCTCCTCCAGCGCGCGTTTCAGCAGGCCGGGGCGGTGCGCGGTGGCCAGGACGAGGAGGCCGGGCGGGGTGGGGCCGGTGCCGCGCGGGCCCACTTCGCCGAGTGGCGGGATTCCGTACGCGTCGTCGCAGTCGAGGTCCGCCGCGCAGACGTCCGGCCGTACGGACCGGACGCGACCGGGTGCGCTGCGCCACGGGGTGTCCCAGACCCCGAGGCCGGGTTCGCGGCGGAGCCACTCCGCCAGGACCGATCGCACCAGACACGCGTCGTGCACCAGAAGTAGCCGGATCACTGCCGTCCCCTCAGCTAGCCGTTCGCCGGTTTCACGGTGGTTTCGCGTGTTCCCCATTGTTCGCGACCGTGACCGCGCGCGGTCACGGAGTTCCGGCCAACAGGGTGCGCGGGGGCGCACGCGGGGCGCCCGTACGCCGCCGCGCGCTTCGACTCGGGAGGTATACGACCGGGGAGTTCGGGGTACGCCGAACCGCTTCTCCGCACGGGAACGACCTCGCTCGCCGTGCGCGTCGGGCCCCCAGGGTGGAGCCTGATCACTGGGACCAGGACCGCGCTGTGACACTGAATGGCCTCCGGGGCGCCGAAGTCCGTGTCGAGCGCCCGACCGTGCTCAGCCCTTCGGGCCTCCGTGCGCTCGGACTCTCGACACAGCCGCGCCCCTTCGGCCGTACGAGGAGGTGGTCGGCGTGTCCGACGGGCAGGCGTCCCGGCAGGCGCCGGTCGGGCGGCCGATGCTGTCTCTGGCGCTGGCCGCGATGATGGACGGCGTCCACGCGCACTCGGGTGCGGTGTATCTGCTGACGCCCGACGAGCCGGTGCTGGAGATGGCGGTGATGGCCGGGCTGCCCCGCGCGTTCGCGGCGCCCTGGGAGCGGGTCGGGCTGAGCGCGCCGATCCCGGTGGCCGAGGCGGTGCGCGAGCGGCGGCTGATCTGGGTCGGCGGCGAGGAGGACATGGCGCGCCACTATCCGCGCATCGCGGTGGTGCTGCCGTACCCCTTCGCGCTGGCCGCCGTGCCCGTGGCCACGGCCTCCAGGGTCTACGGCTCGGTCTTCGTGACCTGGCCCGGTTCGCATCCGCCGGTCCTCTCCGACCGGGACCGCGACCAGCTCATCTCCGCCTGCGACCGGCTCGCGCTACGGCTGGAGCGTGCCGTCGAGGATCGGCATCCGGTGCGCGCGGAGCCCGATCTGCTCGCCACCGGGCCCGCGTCGAGCGTGGCCGGGACGCTGGGCACGGTCGAGGCGGCGCGGATGGTGGCCCGGCTGCCGTACGGGCTGTGTTCGCTGGATCTGCACGGGCGGGTCGGCTTCGCGAACGCGGCGGCCGGGGATCTGCTCGGCATGTCGGTGAGCGCTCTGCTCGGCACCCAGTTGTGGGCGGCGGTGCCCTGGCTCAACGACCCGGTGTATGAGGACCGTTACCGGGCCGCGCTGCTCAGTCAGCAGGTCACGTCGTTCGTGGCGCTGCGGCCGCCGGGCGAGTGGCTGTCGTTCCGGCTGTATCCGAACACGACCGGGCTGAGCGTACGGATCAGCCGGGCGCGGGCGGTGACGGAGCTGAGCCGGGCGGCACCGGAGCCGGGCGAGGGGCCGTCGCGCCTTGTGACCATCTCGCAGGTGCTGAGCCTGGCCGGGGCGCTCACCGAGGCGGTCGGGGTGGAGGACGTGGTGCAACTGATCGCGGACGAGGTCGCCCCGGCGGTGGGCAGCCAGGCGCTGGTGGTGCTCGGTTCACAGGGCGGGCGGCTGCATGTGCTGGGACACCGTGGCTATCCGGACCCGCATGTGGTGGAGCGCTTCGACGGGATGGCGCTGAACGGGTCGACACCGGGGACGGTCGCGCTGAACAGCGGTGTGCCCGCGTTCTTCGACTCCCGGCGGGAGTTGGAACGGCTGTATCCGAGCCGGCACTCCACCCCCGACGGGTTCGCGGCCTGGGCGTATCTCCCGCTGATCGCGTCCGGACGCCCGGTCGGCACCTGTGTGCTGGCCTACGGCGAGCCGCATGTCTTCCCCGCGGACGAACGGGCCGTGCTGACGAGTCTGGGCGGCCTGATCGCACAGGCGCTGGAGCGCGCGCTGCTCTACGACGCGAAGAACCAGCTGGCGCACGGGTTGCAGGAGGCGCTGCTCCCGCACTCGCTGCCGCCGCTGCCGGGCATCGAGGCCGCCGCCCGCTATCTGCCGGCCACCCAGGGCATGGAGATCGGCGGCGACTTCTACGACCTCGTGACCTCCGAGGGACTCGCCGCCGTGATCGGTGACGTACAGGGGCACAACGTGACCGCGGCCGGGCTGATGGGGCAGATCCGGACCGCCGTCCGCGCGTACACGACGGTCGGTCAGGCTCCGGAGGAGGTCATGCGCAGCACCAACCGGCTGCTGATCGACCTCGGTTCCGAACTCTTCGCGAGCTGTCTGTATCTACGGCTGGATCCCGCGCGCGGTACGGCCGTGATGGCGCGGGCCGGGCATCCGCCGCCGTTGCTGCGCCGCCCCGACGGACGGGTGCGGGTGCTGGACCTGGCGGGCGGTCCGCTGCTGGGCATCGACGCCGACGCCGTCTATCCGACGACGGAGGTCGATCTCGCGCCCGGTTCCGTCCTCGTCCTCTACACCGACGGGCTCATCGAGTCACCCGGCGTCGACATCGAGGACGCCCTGGTCGAACTGGGCCAACGCCTCGCAACGGCCGGGGACTTGCCGCTGGAGGAGATCGCCGACGAACTGGTGCGGCACAGTGCGGCCGCACAGGAGCGGATCGACGACGTGGCGCTGCTTCTGCTGCGGGCCCGGGAGCCGGGACCGGATCACCTGACGTGAACGCAGGGCGGTCCGGCCCTCCCGCCGGAGGGCCGGACCGATCCACCGCCGACCTGATGGAAGGGGTCGGATCAGTGGTTCGAGGTGAGCGACGAACCGTCGTCGGCCCCGTTGCCGGTGTCCTGG from Streptomyces sp. NBC_01288 carries:
- a CDS encoding SpoIIE family protein phosphatase; translated protein: MVGVSDGQASRQAPVGRPMLSLALAAMMDGVHAHSGAVYLLTPDEPVLEMAVMAGLPRAFAAPWERVGLSAPIPVAEAVRERRLIWVGGEEDMARHYPRIAVVLPYPFALAAVPVATASRVYGSVFVTWPGSHPPVLSDRDRDQLISACDRLALRLERAVEDRHPVRAEPDLLATGPASSVAGTLGTVEAARMVARLPYGLCSLDLHGRVGFANAAAGDLLGMSVSALLGTQLWAAVPWLNDPVYEDRYRAALLSQQVTSFVALRPPGEWLSFRLYPNTTGLSVRISRARAVTELSRAAPEPGEGPSRLVTISQVLSLAGALTEAVGVEDVVQLIADEVAPAVGSQALVVLGSQGGRLHVLGHRGYPDPHVVERFDGMALNGSTPGTVALNSGVPAFFDSRRELERLYPSRHSTPDGFAAWAYLPLIASGRPVGTCVLAYGEPHVFPADERAVLTSLGGLIAQALERALLYDAKNQLAHGLQEALLPHSLPPLPGIEAAARYLPATQGMEIGGDFYDLVTSEGLAAVIGDVQGHNVTAAGLMGQIRTAVRAYTTVGQAPEEVMRSTNRLLIDLGSELFASCLYLRLDPARGTAVMARAGHPPPLLRRPDGRVRVLDLAGGPLLGIDADAVYPTTEVDLAPGSVLVLYTDGLIESPGVDIEDALVELGQRLATAGDLPLEEIADELVRHSAAAQERIDDVALLLLRAREPGPDHLT